Proteins encoded together in one Mesotoga sp. UBA6090 window:
- a CDS encoding AEC family transporter produces the protein MTEIVSKVLTFFVLIGIGFILRRTNLVDDLFTKVVSGFVLYVTLPALIVDSMNFEYSYEVFSNSVILLVAGGVLYLILWFVGLVSSKILKLTGDSRSVFLYAVLFGNVAYMGYPVVELIIGKEGVFYSAVFNIWFNVLTWTVGVRIMSRKAGSSTRKAFLNPGIISVCIGLVLFFSPLKLPVFLDEALALLGESTIPLAMVVVGIILGNVRLSTILKSRTVIFYSIVKLCIAPVIVFFLLSAGEMPAMVKKILIIMSAMPAAANTSIFARIFDSDYELSSKLIASSTLFSLITIPLIISFLD, from the coding sequence ATGACTGAAATCGTCTCGAAAGTGCTTACTTTCTTTGTGTTAATAGGAATTGGCTTCATATTGAGGAGAACTAATCTGGTTGACGATTTGTTCACAAAGGTAGTTTCCGGATTCGTTCTTTACGTAACTCTTCCTGCTCTGATAGTAGATTCGATGAATTTTGAATACTCTTACGAGGTGTTTTCTAACTCCGTAATATTGTTAGTGGCTGGAGGAGTCTTGTATCTGATTCTCTGGTTTGTAGGATTAGTCTCATCAAAGATTCTTAAGCTCACCGGAGATTCGAGAAGTGTCTTTCTATATGCAGTTCTATTTGGAAACGTTGCTTACATGGGATACCCCGTTGTCGAGCTAATTATCGGGAAGGAAGGAGTGTTTTACAGCGCCGTCTTCAATATCTGGTTCAATGTGCTTACATGGACTGTCGGTGTGCGAATTATGTCACGTAAGGCTGGCTCTTCGACAAGAAAGGCTTTTCTCAATCCTGGGATCATTTCAGTATGCATCGGTCTTGTCCTCTTCTTCTCTCCATTGAAGCTTCCGGTGTTTCTTGATGAAGCTCTTGCTCTTCTTGGAGAAAGCACAATTCCTTTAGCCATGGTAGTTGTGGGAATTATTTTGGGCAATGTAAGACTCTCCACAATATTGAAGAGCAGAACTGTTATCTTCTACAGCATTGTGAAGCTGTGCATTGCACCGGTCATTGTCTTCTTTCTGTTGTCTGCCGGAGAAATGCCCGCGATGGTGAAGAAGATATTGATAATCATGAGCGCAATGCCTGCAGCAGCAAACACATCGATATTTGCAAGGATTTTCGATTCTGATTACGAGCTCTCCTCCAAACTCATTGCATCTTCAACTCTCTTTTCTCTAATAACAATCCCCTTGATCATCTCTTTTCTTGATTGA
- a CDS encoding trans-sulfuration enzyme family protein has protein sequence MDEERKYHFDTLSIHAAEQEDQNQSLNAPIYMTSTFTFTDLQQAEDTFSFKRRAYVYTRGGNPTINLFEQRLATLENGADGVAFSSGMAAVSSVVMSFAAAGDSVLAHRNLYGSTFGFLNHLITNYGIKTQFIDMTDLNIVEESITPETRVIYLETPTNPALEIIDIEGLCEIAHSKGVKVVVDNTFATPVFQRPLDSGADVVLHSATKYISGHGDVVGGFATSKDFDYIQKLKFGYMCELGGVLSPFNAWLLLRGMKTLGLRMERHEKNATAIANFLRAQKEVVKTSYPGFEDHPGHELAARQMNGFGGIISFELDGPRENAEKFVRNLKLIKLAVSLGDAETLVEVPAMMTHRDYPEEELHKFGFSARTVRISAGLEHHEDILEDIENALEKVFRQ, from the coding sequence GTGGATGAAGAGAGAAAATATCATTTTGATACACTGTCTATTCACGCTGCGGAGCAAGAGGATCAGAACCAGTCGCTAAACGCTCCCATATACATGACTTCGACGTTCACGTTCACAGATCTTCAGCAGGCCGAAGACACATTTTCATTCAAACGGCGCGCGTACGTCTATACCAGAGGTGGTAATCCCACCATAAATCTCTTCGAGCAGAGGCTAGCAACTCTAGAGAATGGAGCCGATGGAGTGGCCTTCTCTTCGGGAATGGCTGCAGTTAGTTCGGTTGTCATGTCGTTCGCTGCGGCAGGCGATTCGGTACTTGCCCACAGGAACCTATACGGTTCAACATTCGGATTTCTAAATCATTTGATCACTAATTATGGCATTAAGACACAGTTCATTGACATGACAGATTTAAACATCGTCGAGGAATCCATTACTCCAGAAACAAGGGTGATATACCTGGAAACGCCTACGAATCCAGCACTCGAGATAATTGACATAGAAGGTCTCTGCGAAATTGCACACTCCAAGGGAGTAAAGGTCGTTGTAGACAATACATTCGCAACTCCTGTTTTTCAGAGACCTCTAGACTCCGGGGCCGATGTTGTACTGCACAGTGCAACAAAATACATATCAGGTCATGGAGATGTTGTTGGTGGGTTCGCGACTTCAAAGGACTTTGATTACATCCAGAAGCTTAAATTTGGATATATGTGCGAACTAGGAGGGGTGTTGAGCCCATTCAACGCCTGGCTCCTGCTAAGAGGTATGAAGACACTAGGTCTGAGAATGGAAAGGCATGAGAAGAACGCGACCGCAATAGCCAATTTTCTCAGAGCTCAGAAAGAAGTCGTAAAGACTTCATATCCGGGGTTCGAAGACCACCCAGGGCATGAACTGGCTGCTAGGCAGATGAACGGCTTTGGAGGAATTATCAGCTTTGAGCTGGATGGACCGAGAGAGAACGCAGAGAAGTTTGTTCGTAACCTGAAGCTTATCAAACTAGCGGTTTCACTCGGGGACGCGGAAACCCTTGTGGAAGTGCCTGCAATGATGACCCATAGAGACTATCCCGAAGAAGAGCTACACAAATTCGGCTTCTCTGCCAGGACTGTGAGAATTTCCGCTGGTCTAGAACATCACGAAGATATCCTCGAAGACATCGAGAATGCTCTCGAAAAGGTCTTTAGACAATGA
- a CDS encoding ABC transporter permease subunit, giving the protein MFESIANLIEKAGWPRIIIALFLLSLFVIAPFVNISIGTSISDTLVRFAMNSVLVLSLVPMVQSGCGLNFGMQLGVIAGLIGAVTSIELGVTGLAGFLTAIGIAIPFAAILGFFYGLLLNRVKGDEMVVATYVGFSSVAFMSMMWLLLPYKSPNMIWGYGGSGLRTTISVEGYWLGVLNNFLSIRIGNFFFPTGAILFFALIALLVWSFFKTKLGTAMTAAGSNPVYAKAAGVNVDRMRVLSVVISTVIAAVGILVYEQSFGFIQLYMAPLLMAFPAVAALLLGGASVSKASMGNVIIGAFLFQGILTMTPSVMNNLIKSDMSEVIRIIVSNGMIVYALTRRMKVRK; this is encoded by the coding sequence GTGTTTGAAAGCATTGCGAACCTCATAGAGAAGGCTGGTTGGCCGAGAATCATAATTGCTCTCTTCCTTCTATCTCTTTTCGTAATAGCACCATTTGTCAACATAAGTATCGGGACTTCGATTAGCGACACATTAGTAAGGTTTGCTATGAATTCCGTTCTGGTTCTTTCGCTCGTACCGATGGTTCAATCCGGTTGCGGATTGAACTTCGGAATGCAGCTCGGAGTAATTGCCGGATTGATCGGTGCGGTTACAAGCATTGAGCTCGGTGTAACGGGGCTTGCAGGCTTCTTGACAGCAATTGGCATTGCAATACCATTCGCAGCAATTTTAGGGTTCTTCTACGGCCTTTTGCTCAACAGAGTTAAGGGAGACGAGATGGTCGTAGCAACATACGTCGGTTTCTCTTCGGTAGCCTTCATGAGTATGATGTGGCTTCTCCTGCCATATAAGAGTCCGAACATGATATGGGGATATGGAGGCTCCGGTCTAAGGACAACCATTAGTGTCGAGGGATACTGGCTGGGTGTCCTGAACAACTTTCTCAGCATAAGAATCGGAAACTTCTTCTTTCCAACGGGAGCAATCCTTTTCTTCGCCCTCATTGCCCTGCTTGTCTGGTCATTCTTCAAGACGAAGCTAGGAACGGCTATGACGGCGGCAGGATCAAATCCTGTATATGCAAAAGCAGCCGGAGTTAATGTAGACAGAATGAGAGTCCTATCAGTCGTTATCTCTACGGTTATCGCGGCAGTGGGAATCCTTGTCTATGAACAAAGCTTTGGATTCATCCAGCTTTACATGGCCCCTCTTCTAATGGCCTTCCCAGCCGTAGCGGCCCTGTTACTCGGAGGAGCTTCAGTTTCTAAAGCGTCTATGGGCAATGTTATTATCGGAGCATTCCTTTTTCAAGGTATTCTGACGATGACTCCATCTGTTATGAACAACTTGATTAAGAGTGACATGTCAGAGGTAATAAGAATAATCGTCTCCAACGGTATGATCGTTTATGCTTTGACGAGAAGAATGAAGGTGAGAAAATGA
- a CDS encoding sugar ABC transporter ATP-binding protein → MDEKQYLLRMENISKEFFGNQVLKDVTLRIGKGEIVGLVGENGAGKSTLMNILFGLPVINETGGFQGKIFLDDKEVSFASPFEAIEAGIGMVHQEFILIPGFTATENILLNRESTNYNIFVEVFGERLRTLNREDMHKRAVAAIEKLEVQLDPDMLVSEMPVGHRQFTEIAREMDRKSTKLLVLDEPTAVLTESEAETMLKAARKLANKGLSIIFISHRLSEVLGIADRLIVLRDGQVVRELESSKTTPREVASLMVGREIKDSSSVRASIGEEPEIVLDIKDLWVDMPGEQVNGVNLQVHKGEILGIGGLAGQGKLGIANGVMGLFPAEGEVYYKGERLPLNNPVAFLSKGIAFVSEDRRGVGLLLDEPIDLNIVFTAIQIQGRFIKNLLGGLIKWRDDKEISRVAREYVESLQIKCVSEKQQAKELSGGNQQKVCLAKAFVLEPDFLFVSEPTRGIDVGAKSVVLETLRRQNREHGTTIIMTSSELEELRSICDRIAIVSEGRIVGILPPTADPADFGLLMLGEQEEVKESV, encoded by the coding sequence ATGGATGAAAAGCAATACTTGCTGAGGATGGAAAACATCAGCAAAGAGTTTTTCGGTAATCAGGTTTTGAAAGATGTAACTCTTAGAATTGGAAAAGGCGAGATCGTTGGATTGGTTGGAGAAAACGGTGCTGGAAAGTCCACTCTAATGAATATACTGTTCGGTTTGCCTGTTATCAACGAGACTGGTGGTTTTCAGGGAAAGATATTCCTCGATGATAAGGAAGTCAGTTTCGCCAGTCCATTTGAGGCCATTGAAGCCGGAATAGGGATGGTGCACCAGGAATTTATACTGATACCGGGTTTCACTGCTACAGAGAACATACTACTAAACAGAGAATCAACTAATTACAATATCTTCGTAGAAGTCTTCGGCGAGAGATTGCGAACTCTTAATAGAGAGGACATGCATAAGAGAGCCGTTGCTGCAATAGAAAAGCTTGAGGTCCAGCTGGACCCTGATATGCTCGTCAGCGAAATGCCTGTCGGACACCGGCAGTTCACTGAGATCGCGAGAGAGATGGATAGGAAGTCAACTAAACTTCTTGTCCTAGATGAACCTACGGCAGTTCTTACAGAATCAGAAGCGGAAACGATGCTGAAAGCGGCAAGAAAGCTTGCAAATAAGGGACTTTCTATAATCTTCATTAGTCACAGGTTGAGCGAGGTTCTAGGAATAGCTGATCGGCTGATTGTATTGAGAGACGGCCAGGTGGTCCGTGAGCTGGAGTCATCCAAGACCACTCCAAGAGAGGTCGCCTCTTTGATGGTAGGTAGAGAAATAAAGGACAGCTCCTCGGTTAGAGCAAGTATAGGTGAAGAGCCTGAAATCGTTCTGGATATAAAGGATCTCTGGGTAGACATGCCTGGAGAACAGGTTAACGGTGTCAACCTTCAAGTACACAAAGGAGAGATTCTCGGTATTGGAGGTCTCGCCGGCCAAGGAAAGCTAGGAATCGCCAACGGAGTAATGGGTCTCTTCCCCGCTGAAGGTGAGGTCTACTACAAAGGCGAAAGACTTCCGCTAAATAATCCTGTAGCTTTTCTAAGCAAAGGAATCGCGTTCGTTTCGGAAGACAGAAGGGGCGTCGGTCTCCTCCTTGATGAACCAATAGATCTGAACATCGTATTCACCGCGATCCAGATTCAAGGAAGGTTCATCAAGAATCTTCTTGGTGGCCTGATCAAGTGGCGAGATGACAAAGAAATTTCAAGGGTTGCCAGAGAATACGTTGAATCTCTCCAGATCAAATGCGTTAGCGAAAAACAGCAGGCGAAGGAACTCTCGGGAGGAAATCAACAGAAAGTATGTCTTGCCAAGGCCTTTGTTCTGGAACCTGATTTTCTCTTTGTTTCTGAGCCCACCAGAGGAATCGATGTAGGTGCAAAAAGCGTGGTCCTTGAGACCCTTAGAAGGCAGAATAGAGAACACGGAACAACTATAATCATGACTTCTTCTGAACTTGAAGAGCTCCGCTCAATTTGCGACAGAATAGCAATAGTAAGTGAAGGAAGGATAGTGGGAATTCTGCCGCCGACAGCCGATCCTGCTGACTTCGGTTTACTTATGCTAGGTGAACAGGAAGAGGTGAAGGAAAGTGTTTGA
- a CDS encoding DUF3798 domain-containing protein has protein sequence MRKALLVLLVVLVSAAFMFAAEFHIGVVTGTVSQSEDDLRGAEALIKKYGDAASGGMIVHLTYPDNFMSEQETVIAQITGLADDPLMKAIIVNQAIPGTVESFRRIRETRPDILLLAGLPHEDPPMLADAAHLSVNADSLARGYLIIYTAKQLGAEKFMHISFPRHMSYELLSKRRDIMRAACEELGLEFIDMGSPDPVSDVGIAGAQQFILEKVPAWLDEYGPKTAFFCTNDAHTEPLLKRVAELGGYFIEADLPSPLMGYPGALGISFTEEETGNWPAILAKVEEAVVAKGGAGRMGTWAYSLGYTTTAALAEHAKNVIEGKCEVDDFDAVMAAFAEYTPGAAWNGSYYVDSYGIEQENYLLIYQDTYIFGKGYMGITEVEVPEKFLNF, from the coding sequence ATGCGTAAAGCACTATTAGTTCTGCTGGTAGTTCTTGTAAGCGCGGCTTTCATGTTTGCCGCAGAATTTCACATCGGCGTTGTAACTGGAACGGTGTCACAGTCTGAAGATGATCTTCGAGGCGCCGAAGCGCTGATCAAGAAATACGGAGATGCTGCTTCCGGTGGAATGATAGTTCACCTTACTTACCCTGACAACTTCATGTCTGAACAGGAGACAGTTATTGCTCAGATAACTGGTCTCGCAGACGATCCTCTAATGAAGGCTATCATTGTCAACCAGGCAATTCCAGGAACAGTCGAGAGCTTCAGAAGAATCAGGGAGACAAGACCGGATATTCTTCTTCTTGCCGGTCTGCCTCACGAAGATCCTCCAATGCTAGCCGATGCGGCCCACCTCTCGGTCAATGCTGACTCACTTGCCCGTGGCTATCTAATTATCTACACGGCCAAGCAGCTCGGTGCAGAGAAGTTCATGCACATCTCATTCCCAAGGCACATGTCTTACGAACTCCTATCGAAGAGAAGAGACATCATGAGAGCTGCTTGTGAAGAGCTCGGTCTCGAGTTCATCGACATGGGTTCTCCTGACCCTGTCAGTGACGTTGGAATCGCAGGAGCACAACAGTTCATTCTTGAGAAAGTCCCCGCCTGGCTCGATGAGTATGGACCAAAGACCGCCTTCTTCTGTACAAACGATGCCCACACAGAACCTCTTCTCAAGAGAGTTGCCGAACTTGGCGGTTATTTCATCGAAGCCGATCTTCCTTCTCCACTCATGGGTTATCCTGGCGCACTTGGTATCTCCTTTACCGAAGAGGAAACTGGTAACTGGCCAGCAATTCTTGCCAAGGTTGAAGAGGCTGTTGTGGCAAAGGGTGGAGCCGGAAGAATGGGAACATGGGCCTACTCGCTTGGTTACACGACGACCGCAGCGCTTGCAGAACATGCCAAGAATGTCATTGAAGGCAAATGTGAGGTTGACGACTTCGATGCAGTCATGGCTGCATTTGCCGAATACACGCCAGGCGCAGCTTGGAATGGAAGTTATTATGTCGATTCCTATGGAATCGAGCAGGAAAATTATCTCTTGATCTATCAGGACACCTACATATTTGGCAAAGGTTACATGGGTATAACTGAAGTAGAAGTTCCTGAGAAATTCCTAAACTTCTAA
- a CDS encoding MDR/zinc-dependent alcohol dehydrogenase-like family protein, translating into MKALIFDGELRLEEAPFPTRLPGTSLVKVNLAGICNTDIEITKGYMNFHGILGHELLGTVIESDSNSLSGKRVTTEINVPCKTCDLCQKGLFKHCRNIRTVGIADYPGVFAEYAVVPDQNLHEIPESVSDEKAVFIEPLAAAVDALESADFLRDDKVCLIGDGKLGLLISMVLSANGIKHQLIGRHKERLEFLETGNASFTGIEDAKTIDRYFDIVIEATGNPGGLAQALSIVRPKGKIVLKSTYEGFPSVDMTRVVVREIELIGSRCGPFDKAISLLERGLVDPTPLIAKTFHISRAYEAFEAARTSLKVILRME; encoded by the coding sequence ATGAAAGCACTGATCTTTGACGGAGAACTTAGACTTGAAGAAGCGCCCTTCCCAACAAGGCTTCCCGGGACATCTCTGGTTAAGGTCAATCTTGCGGGAATATGCAATACTGACATCGAGATTACAAAGGGCTACATGAACTTTCACGGAATTTTGGGTCATGAACTTCTAGGGACGGTAATCGAGAGTGACTCGAATTCTCTTTCCGGAAAGCGCGTGACAACCGAAATCAACGTACCTTGCAAAACCTGCGACCTATGCCAAAAAGGACTTTTCAAACACTGCAGAAACATCCGGACGGTCGGTATTGCCGACTACCCCGGTGTCTTTGCAGAGTATGCAGTAGTGCCGGATCAAAACCTTCACGAAATTCCGGAATCTGTCTCAGATGAAAAAGCCGTATTTATTGAACCTTTGGCCGCCGCTGTTGACGCTCTCGAATCCGCAGATTTCCTCCGTGATGATAAGGTTTGCTTGATAGGCGATGGGAAATTGGGCTTACTGATTTCAATGGTTCTTTCTGCAAACGGCATAAAACATCAGCTAATTGGTAGACATAAAGAGCGGCTCGAGTTTCTAGAAACTGGCAATGCATCTTTTACTGGAATTGAAGATGCGAAGACTATCGACAGGTATTTTGATATAGTTATCGAAGCTACTGGAAATCCCGGAGGGCTTGCCCAAGCCCTGTCGATAGTTAGGCCCAAGGGAAAGATAGTGCTGAAAAGCACCTACGAGGGATTTCCTTCCGTCGATATGACGAGGGTTGTGGTAAGAGAGATAGAACTGATCGGCTCTCGATGCGGCCCATTTGACAAGGCAATTTCATTGCTGGAAAGAGGATTAGTCGATCCTACACCACTGATAGCAAAGACATTTCACATCAGTAGGGCATACGAAGCCTTCGAAGCGGCCAGGACGTCGCTGAAGGTTATTTTAAGGATGGAATGA
- a CDS encoding ABC transporter permease: protein MKDQSLTRAKNPLVRFVISNAVPILFVILLIFAVPLSGFSTDYLLNEIITRLGRNSFLVISLLIPVMAGMGLNFGIVLGAMAGQIGLIFMLDRGVVGIPGIVLAMLIGTPIAILLGMLAGTILNRAKGREMVTSMILGFFINGIYQFTILYGMGSVIPIASSKLLLPRGYGVRNAIDLISVRKALDNMWSIEISGVSIPLGVFAIIAALCIFVFWFTRTKLGQDMRAVGQDMQVAATAGINVDRTRTLSIIISTVLACYGQIIFLQNIGTINTYNSHDQVGTFAIAALLIGGASVAKATIPNVFIGITLFHLTFIVAPRAGKELLGQAQIGEFFRVFVSYGIIAISLALYAWRRQVEKETERRQAKAAIKAAVEDGTGG, encoded by the coding sequence ATGAAAGATCAGAGCCTAACACGAGCAAAGAATCCATTGGTAAGATTCGTAATCTCCAATGCGGTTCCAATCTTGTTTGTCATTCTTCTTATATTCGCCGTACCGTTGTCGGGGTTTTCAACTGATTACCTCCTAAATGAAATCATTACGAGACTCGGGAGAAACTCCTTCCTTGTCATATCGCTGCTGATACCTGTTATGGCCGGTATGGGACTGAATTTCGGCATTGTGCTTGGAGCCATGGCCGGGCAGATAGGCTTGATTTTCATGCTCGACAGGGGAGTAGTAGGCATTCCGGGAATTGTTCTTGCTATGCTTATTGGAACACCAATCGCGATTCTTTTGGGTATGCTTGCGGGAACGATCCTCAATCGGGCCAAAGGCAGAGAGATGGTTACATCAATGATTTTGGGATTCTTCATAAACGGAATCTATCAGTTTACAATCCTCTACGGTATGGGAAGTGTAATACCGATTGCCAGTAGCAAGCTGCTGCTTCCCAGAGGATACGGCGTCAGAAATGCAATCGATTTGATAAGCGTAAGAAAAGCTCTCGACAATATGTGGTCCATTGAAATAAGCGGGGTCTCTATTCCTCTCGGTGTCTTCGCAATAATAGCTGCACTCTGCATATTTGTTTTCTGGTTCACGAGAACAAAGCTTGGTCAAGACATGAGGGCTGTGGGCCAGGATATGCAGGTGGCGGCAACCGCCGGAATAAATGTGGATAGAACGAGAACGCTCTCGATAATTATCTCGACCGTTCTCGCCTGTTACGGTCAGATTATCTTCCTGCAGAATATCGGGACGATCAACACATACAATTCCCACGATCAGGTCGGAACGTTCGCCATTGCCGCGCTTCTTATTGGAGGCGCCTCAGTCGCAAAAGCAACCATTCCAAATGTCTTCATTGGAATCACTCTCTTCCATCTGACCTTTATAGTCGCTCCAAGAGCGGGAAAAGAACTCTTAGGCCAGGCACAGATCGGCGAGTTTTTCAGGGTCTTTGTATCTTATGGAATAATCGCCATTTCACTCGCTCTCTACGCCTGGAGAAGGCAGGTTGAAAAGGAGACTGAAAGAAGACAGGCAAAGGCAGCAATCAAAGCAGCGGTTGAAGATGGGACAGGAGGGTGA
- a CDS encoding DUF6672 family protein: MRRNAIRVALVVVLVALGFVLYVIGKEHRVFVDNRDIVINGVEYKSANLIYVIVDDVDLGEVGKEKRKVANTPGPWHKITAIEKLPDGTTREVVRKFNLAPNDTAVVNLVALFELEDGWLAIE; encoded by the coding sequence ATGAGGAGGAACGCTATTAGAGTTGCCCTTGTCGTGGTTCTGGTTGCCTTAGGGTTCGTTCTCTACGTCATTGGCAAGGAGCACCGTGTTTTCGTTGACAATAGAGACATAGTTATCAACGGCGTAGAATACAAGTCCGCTAATCTAATTTATGTAATCGTTGATGATGTGGACCTTGGTGAAGTTGGGAAGGAAAAGAGAAAAGTTGCGAACACACCAGGACCATGGCACAAGATAACTGCTATCGAGAAACTTCCTGACGGTACTACAAGAGAAGTAGTACGGAAATTCAACTTAGCACCCAACGATACCGCTGTAGTGAATCTTGTAGCGCTATTTGAGCTTGAGGATGGATGGCTTGCAATAGAGTGA
- a CDS encoding patatin-like phospholipase family protein, protein MKRLLLVFVFMIPLMLYSRSVGLVLSGGGAKGGYEIGAWKALLDLGMEIGGVYGTSVGSLNAAAVAQGDFDKALNVWRDISEESVMKPTEAEKKLIEAYGGGADWSLGELYQGAVDVINQGIDVTPLKELLRSLISEELVRSSSIDFGLVTFDLTDLRSEMLFIEDIPQGSLIEYIMASADFPGFRTVVIDGKAFVDGGVYSNQPVEMALERGFREIILVDIGRIALRDRIAKRQAFLAGANLIHIRPRIMYGSTLDFDAEMTRLQIEEGYLDTLAAFGFLKGEYTYIFEDRDVFKEMFDSLSQDEKIAAIEIVSDLQDCDDPDRFYSELLSSLGKIYKRDDPMIVLVDELASILEIPPLVLYSIAEVLDAIESAYAEKGFQDQGTSLIPYGKMLDFVLFLHDNSEVPSPPAKFEMFKSSFMILEGVEE, encoded by the coding sequence GTGAAGAGACTTCTTCTGGTTTTTGTCTTCATGATTCCCTTAATGCTTTATTCGCGTAGTGTAGGTCTCGTCCTTTCTGGAGGAGGAGCGAAGGGCGGTTATGAAATTGGTGCCTGGAAAGCTCTTCTTGATCTAGGAATGGAAATTGGTGGAGTCTATGGCACTTCAGTCGGCTCCTTAAATGCAGCTGCGGTAGCCCAAGGTGATTTTGATAAGGCCCTAAACGTGTGGAGGGATATCTCAGAAGAGAGTGTCATGAAACCGACTGAGGCTGAGAAAAAGCTGATTGAGGCATACGGTGGAGGAGCTGACTGGAGTCTGGGAGAGCTTTATCAGGGGGCGGTCGACGTGATAAATCAAGGAATAGATGTGACACCGCTTAAGGAGCTGTTGCGCTCACTTATTTCTGAGGAGTTGGTCAGGAGCTCTTCTATTGACTTTGGGCTCGTAACGTTCGATCTAACCGATCTGAGGTCCGAGATGCTTTTCATTGAAGACATTCCTCAAGGGTCTTTGATCGAATATATAATGGCGAGCGCAGATTTTCCCGGTTTCAGGACGGTGGTCATCGATGGCAAAGCCTTTGTGGATGGCGGCGTCTATTCGAATCAGCCAGTCGAAATGGCATTAGAAAGAGGCTTCAGAGAGATCATCCTTGTCGATATTGGTAGAATTGCGCTCAGAGATAGAATCGCTAAACGTCAGGCATTTCTTGCCGGCGCGAATCTAATTCATATAAGACCGAGAATAATGTACGGGAGTACATTGGATTTCGACGCTGAGATGACAAGGTTGCAGATAGAAGAGGGCTATCTCGATACGCTCGCTGCTTTTGGCTTTCTGAAGGGTGAGTACACATATATTTTCGAAGATCGAGACGTATTCAAAGAGATGTTTGATTCTCTCTCTCAAGATGAGAAAATCGCTGCTATAGAGATCGTCAGTGATCTTCAAGACTGCGATGATCCCGACAGGTTCTATTCTGAGTTACTATCGTCTCTCGGAAAGATCTACAAGAGGGATGATCCTATGATTGTTCTGGTTGATGAGTTAGCTTCCATTCTAGAGATTCCCCCACTTGTTCTGTACAGTATCGCTGAGGTCCTAGATGCGATTGAAAGTGCCTATGCCGAAAAGGGTTTTCAAGACCAAGGAACTTCACTTATACCCTATGGAAAAATGCTTGACTTTGTCCTCTTCTTGCACGATAACAGTGAAGTACCTTCACCTCCAGCGAAATTCGAGATGTTTAAATCCTCCTTCATGATTCTAGAGGGAGTTGAGGAGTGA
- a CDS encoding YjjG family noncanonical pyrimidine nucleotidase has protein sequence MILSTLYKMYFFDLDHTILDFERSEVESLLELFKLRNIDLSDEQIDSYKEINTKWWGFLEQGKKTKEEVVVGRFEEYCDYIGVTFDPEELNDEYLTRLSGKAYFLPGAKEFLITMRRQGKRMAIITNGVYRVQHNRFLSAGLHEFFEFSLSSEEAGAAKPDAEIFIEAMRIAGVKSDEVVYIGDSLESDYKGSQNAGIDFIWFGPHARRNKGPVNTAKNYDELLKLLV, from the coding sequence ATGATTTTGAGCACTCTTTACAAAATGTACTTCTTCGATCTTGATCATACGATTCTTGATTTCGAAAGAAGCGAAGTCGAATCTCTTTTGGAACTCTTCAAATTGAGAAATATTGATCTTTCCGATGAACAGATAGACTCGTACAAGGAAATAAACACAAAATGGTGGGGCTTTCTGGAGCAGGGAAAGAAGACAAAGGAAGAAGTCGTTGTTGGCCGATTCGAAGAGTATTGTGATTATATCGGTGTCACCTTCGATCCCGAAGAACTGAACGATGAATACCTTACCAGGCTTTCCGGGAAAGCCTACTTCCTTCCAGGAGCGAAAGAGTTTCTGATAACTATGAGGCGTCAAGGAAAACGAATGGCAATAATAACAAATGGTGTATACCGTGTTCAACACAACAGATTTCTTTCGGCCGGCTTGCACGAATTCTTTGAGTTTTCTCTTTCTTCAGAAGAGGCTGGCGCTGCAAAGCCCGACGCAGAAATATTCATCGAAGCCATGAGAATTGCAGGTGTCAAGAGTGACGAGGTTGTCTATATTGGAGACAGCCTGGAGTCAGACTACAAAGGCTCACAAAATGCCGGTATCGACTTCATATGGTTTGGACCGCATGCCAGAAGGAACAAAGGTCCGGTAAATACTGCAAAGAACTACGATGAGCTGTTGAAATTGCTTGTCTAG